In a single window of the Equus quagga isolate Etosha38 chromosome 7, UCLA_HA_Equagga_1.0, whole genome shotgun sequence genome:
- the PCDHB1 gene encoding protocadherin beta-1: protein MAVVRRKLLQSRQVRCLLLLLCVSVGGAATIRYSVAEEMESGSFVANVAKDLGLEVGKLAARGARLVSEGNKLHFRLHRKTGDLFVKERLDRESLCGKADPCVLHFEIVLVEPLQSFRAEVRVFDINDNAPIFLNKEPLLKIPESTPLGSRFPLQSAQDLDVGLNGLQNYTLSANAYFHLHTRFRSHGPKYAELVLDKPLDREEQAEVNLTITAVDGGSPPKSGTAHIRVEVLDVNDHVPQFSRLVYRAQVPENSANGSLVAVVTATDLDEGSNKEITYSLAQNTEAILQTFQIDPQTGEVRLRGPLDFEAIETYDIDIQATDGGGLSAHSKVLVEVVDVNDNPPEVTVSSVSSPLPEDSPLQTVVALFSIRDRDIRVGGKLTCFLREDLPFAVKPTFRNSYSLVTDRGLDREDVSGYNITLVAVDTGPPSLSTETVIEVLISDINDNPPVFQEDSYILTVRENNSPAVFIGKVHAEDLDLGENAQVTYSLLPPKSGDLSVFAYISINSDNGKLYALRTMDYEAIQDFQFVVKATDGGFLSLSSQVTVRVIVLDDNDNRPMILYPLQNGSLPCNDLVPRSAEAGYLVTKVVAVDGDSGQNSWLSYHLLKATDPGLFSVQQQNGEIRTLRQVSERDPMMQKLVILVQDHGQPALSTTASLNILLVDGFSEPYLQFRDSSKQSARVNPSTKYLVISLAVLSFLFLLSVTVIFVIHIYQKIKCREKFTIQEHFYDDCNFPNNLMQGGANGSLSRPCPYEMCSATGTGNSEFRFLKRFMPNFPFPHGTGEVKTEAGSSLPPDSDSNRSRGSEGHGRVSGDYM, encoded by the coding sequence ATGGCAGTTGTGCGCAGAAAACTCTTGCAAAGCAGGCAAGTGAGGTGTCTTCTCCTTCTTCTGTGTGTGTCGGTGGGGGGTGCGGCAACCATCCGCTATTCGGTGGCGGAGGAGATGGAGAGCGGTTCGTTTGTGGCTAATGTGGCTAAAGACCTGGGGCTGGAGGTAGGGAAGCTGGCTGCCCGCGGGGCGCGGCTTGTCTCCGAAGGCAACAAACTGCATTTCCGGCTCCACCGCAAGACGGGGGATCTGTTCGTGAAGGAGAGACTGGATCGGGAGTCACTTTGTGGCAAAGCCGACCCGTGTGTTCTGCACTTTGAAATAGTCCTGGTGGAGCCCCTGCAGTCCTTTCGCGCCGAGGTCAGGGTATTTGATATCAATGACAATGCCCCGATTTTCCTAAACAAGGAGCCTCTTTTAAAGATTCCAGAGAGCACTCCCCTGGGTTCACGTTTTCCTCTACAGAGCGCCCAGGATCTGGACGTGGGCCTCAACGGTCTCCAAAACTACACCTTGAGCGCCAATGCGTATTTCCACCTGCACACCCGCTTCCGAAGCCACGGGCCCAAATACGCCGAGCTGGTGCTGGATAAACCCCTGGACAGAGAGGAACAGGCTGAGGTCAACTTGACAATCACTGCTGTGGACGGCGGGTCCCCGCCCAAGTCTGGCACCGCCCACATCCGGGTGGAGGTTCTAGACGTCAATGACCACGTGCCTCAGTTCTCGCGACTGGTGTACCGCGCTCAGGTACCAGAAAATAGCGCCAATGGTTCTTTGGTGGCCGTGGTGACTGCCACGGACCTAGACGAGGGCTCCAACAAAGAGATAACTTACTCTTTAGCTCAGAACACAGAAGCAATTCTCCAGACGTTCCAGATTGACCCTCAAACTGGAGAGGTTCGACTACGAGGGCCCCTAGATTTTGAAGCTATTGAAACATACGACATTGACATTCAAGCCACAGACGGAGGAGGCCTCTCTGCCCACAGCAAAGTCCTGGTGGAAGTAGTGGATGTGAATGACAATCCTCCTGAAGTGACGGTTTCCTCTGTGTCCAGCCCTCTCCCTGAGGACTCCCCACTACAGACTGTAGTGGCCCTTTTCTCTATCCGAGACCGGGACATTCGAGTGGGAGGAAAACTCACTTGCTTCCTTAGAGAAGACCTTCCTTTTGCAGTCAAACCTACATTCCGGAATTCTTACTCGCTGGTTACTGACAGAGGCTTGGATCGAGAGGACGTCTCAGGCTATAATATCACCCTTGTTGCCGTGGATACTGGACCACCCAGTCTGTCCACGGAGACTGTGATAGAGGTGCTAATATCTGACATTAATGATAATCCCCCAGTATTTCAGGAAGACTCCTACATCTTGACTGTTCGAGAAAACAACAGCCCTGCGGTTTTTATTGGCAAAGTTCATGCTGAGGATTTAGATTTGGGGGAGAATGCCCAAGTAACATATTCTTTGCTGCCTCCAAAGAGTGGAGATCTATCAGTCTTCGCTTACATCTCCATAAATTCAGACAATGGGAAGCTCTATGCGCTGAGAACCATGGATTATGAGGCCATTCAAGATTTTCAGTTTGTGGTAAAGGCAACTGATGGGGGCTTCCTGTCACTGAGTAGCCAGGTGACTGTCAGAGTGATTGTCCTGGATGACAATGACAACCGCCCAATGATCTTGTACCCTCTGCAGAATGGCTCCTTGCCTTGCAATGACCTGGTGCCCAGGTCTGCAGAGGCAGGCTACCTGGTGACCAAGGTGGTGGCTGTCGATGGTGACTCGGGTCAGAATTCTTGGCTTTCATATCATCTACTTAAGGCCACTGACCCTGGGTTATTCTCTGTTCAACAACAAAATGGGGAAATCCGTACATTGCGGCAGGTATCTGAGAGAGACCCCATGATGCAGAAACTGGTCATTCTTGTTCAGGATCACGGCCAACCAGCTCTTTCCACTACTGCCTCACTCAACATCTTGCTGGTAGATGGCTTTTCTGAGCCCTATCTGCAGTTCCGGGATTCATCCAAGCAGTCTGCAAGGGTAAATCCATCCACTAAATATTTGGTCATTTCTCTGGctgtgctttcctttctctttctgctctctgtCACAGTGATCTTTGTTATACACATCTACCAGAAGATTAAATGCAGGGAAAAGTTCACAATTCAAGAGCATTTCTATGATGACTGTAATTTCCCTAACAACCTGATGCAAGGAGGAGCCAATGGATCCTTATCCCGGCCTTGTCCCTATGAAATGTGCTCGGCCACTGGCACTGGCAATAGTGAGTTCCGGTTTCTTAAGCGCTTTATGCCCAACTTCCCCTTCCCTCATGGGACTGGTGAGGTAAAAACAGAGGCTGGCTCCAGTTTACCACCAGATTCTGATAGCAATAGGTCTCGCGGGTCAGAAGGCC